A genomic region of Caenorhabditis elegans chromosome V contains the following coding sequences:
- the srx-23 gene encoding 7TM GPCR serpentine receptor class x (Srx) domain-containing protein (Predicted), which yields MSEQLVAFFITFTIMFGGIILNLFVLAAARNMSSMNGSFGIITKNHAICNLTMCLLYVLVVCPMQLSNIPILITNSRYIGLASIILHECSNMLSLLMALNRFFAVFWYLRYNRIFSNSNTTFMKNFGGLVFAVIYYILYDYLGCFFYYEKSSYTFWLVDTPLCYSVSWYSDILFNNSLVVFTLAINLITVYKAGKSNRNLLQAAGAQMTKRNRQRELGFIKQSFAQGAVIFGGQCVYYVGAVFVTNSVLLFFITSLWVFVHAIQGGFMLISNQEMRSAMSKKQNSIASPFVVTV from the exons ATGTCGGAGCAACTGGTCGCATTTTTCATCACATTCACT ATAATGTTTGGTGGAATAATACTCAATTTGTTCGTGTTGGCAGCGGCTCGGAACATGAGCTCGATGAATGGCTCTTTTGGAATTATCACTAAAAACCATGCGATTTGCAATTTGACAATGTGCCTATTGTATGTGCTAGTAGTGTGTCCAATGCAGTTgtc aaaCATCCCAATTCTTATCACAAATTCAAGATACATCGGCCTTGCCTCTATTATATTACACGAATGCTCAAATATGCTCAGCCTCCTGATGGCTCTCAACCGTTTTTTCGCAGTATTCTGGTACCTTCGATACaatcgaattttctcgaattccaACACGAccttcatgaaaaattttggcggacTAGTTTTCGCTGTGATTTATTACATTTTATACGACTATCTTGGCTGCTTCTTTTACTATGAGAAAAGTAGTTACACGTTCTGGCTTGTGGACACTCCACTGTGTTATAGTGTGTCCTGGTACTCGGATATTTTATTCAACAATTCGCTAGTAGTATTCACGCTTGCAATTAATTTGATAACGGTCTACAAAGCAGGAAAAAGCAATCGAAACTTGCTCCAAGCCGCCGGAGCACAAATGACAAAGAGGAACCGGCAGAGAGAATTGGGTTTTATAAAGCAATCGTTTGCTCAGGGAGCCGTGATATTTGGAGGGCAATGCGTTTATTACGTGGGCGCGGTTTTTGTGACCAATTcggttttgttgttttttataacGAGTCTATGGGTTTTTGTCCACGCAATTCAAGG agGCTTCATGTTAATTTCGAATCAGGAAATGCGATCTGCAATGAGCAAAAAGCaaa attctatcGCTTCACCATTTGTTGTCACTGTCTGA
- the F31F4.1 gene encoding Nucleotide-diphospho-sugar transferase domain-containing protein (Confirmed by transcript evidence): MQFPIRKVLKTFRLIILILLLICFFVFLLFHLAGFQNGKRLEIGILVVLNENTDARQYDLALKSVECYAKIHGYQFITARDTGPENIYQCSQVDKLFRRHCIAAKILLDYDVMMFLDADIGVVNPKRKIEEFIEKRVNVIFYDRFQNWEIATGSYIARNTKFSVDLLNEFANYEVRLPKSLHGSDNGAIHMFLAEKLTPKSSPKLEKCRKFYEKSKSYEDLFTFEACIRDLLGDSIDFGKIRILEKGTSWVRDGWLTKSQWHPGIDFMLHGWKSWQLRGIPQNGLRPLPISKNRWYSPFSGNFDLEKCKPGNVTWNYDLRVLGNKEEILQTLKKIRVDIEIMKRKSFARLDGDY, encoded by the exons ATGCAATTTCCAATTCGAAAagtgttgaaaacttttagactgataattttaattttactattaatttgcttttttgtatttttgttgtttcattTGGCGggttttcaaaatggaaaacgACTGGAAATTGGTATTTTGGTGGTTTTGAATGAGAATACAGATGCCCGGCAATATGATTTGGCgttaa aaagtgtgGAATGTTATGCAAAAATTCACGGCTACCAATTCATAACTGCTCGGGATACTGGACcggaaaatatttatcaatGTAGTCAAGTTGAT AAACTCTTCCGCCGACACTGTATTGCTGCAAAAATTCTACTCGACTATGACGTCATGATGTTTTTGGACGCCGACATCGGTGTAGTCAATCCGaagcgaaaaatcgaagaattcATCGAAAAAAGAGTTAATGTCATATTTTACGACCGGTTTCAGAATTGGGAAATTGCCACGGGGTCGTATATTGCGaggaatacaaaattttcagtggattTGCTGAACG agtttgCAAACTATGAAGTACGACTACCTAAGAGCCTTCACGGCTCCGATAATGGAGCTATCCAT ATGTTCCTCGCTGAAAAACTAACACCAAAATCTTCTCCAAAACTCGAAAAGTGCcgaaaattttacgaaaaatcaaaaagctaCGAAGACCTGTTCACATTCGAGGCATGTATTCGTGATTTGCTAGGAGATTCTATAGATTTCGggaaaatccgaattttggaaaaaggaaCAAGCTGGGTGAGAGACGGATGGCTCACGAAAAGTCAATGGCACCCGGGAATTGATTTTATGTTGCATGGATGGAAATCTTGGCAGTTGAGGGGAATCCCGCAAAATGGACTGAG accacttccaatttcaaaaaatcggtggTATAGCccgttttctggaaattttgaccTGGAAAAATGCAAACCTGGAAATGTTACATGGAATTACGATTTGAGGGTGCTTGGCAATAAAGAGGAAATTTTGCaaaccttgaaaaaaattcgggtCGAcattgaaataatgaaaaggaAATCATTTGCAAGACTCGACGGAGATTATTGA
- the F31F4.1 gene encoding Nucleotide-diphospho-sugar transferase domain-containing protein (Partially confirmed by transcript evidence) produces MQFPIRKVLKTFRLIILILLLICFFVFLLFHLAGFQNGKRLEIGILVVLNENTDARQYDLALKSVECYAKIHGYQFITARDTGPENIYQCSQVDVRKLFRRHCIAAKILLDYDVMMFLDADIGVVNPKRKIEEFIEKRVNVIFYDRFQNWEIATGSYIARNTKFSVDLLNEFANYEVRLPKSLHGSDNGAIHMFLAEKLTPKSSPKLEKCRKFYEKSKSYEDLFTFEACIRDLLGDSIDFGKIRILEKGTSWVRDGWLTKSQWHPGIDFMLHGWKSWQLRGIPQNGLRPLPISKNRWYSPFSGNFDLEKCKPGNVTWNYDLRVLGNKEEILQTLKKIRVDIEIMKRKSFARLDGDY; encoded by the exons ATGCAATTTCCAATTCGAAAagtgttgaaaacttttagactgataattttaattttactattaatttgcttttttgtatttttgttgtttcattTGGCGggttttcaaaatggaaaacgACTGGAAATTGGTATTTTGGTGGTTTTGAATGAGAATACAGATGCCCGGCAATATGATTTGGCgttaa aaagtgtgGAATGTTATGCAAAAATTCACGGCTACCAATTCATAACTGCTCGGGATACTGGACcggaaaatatttatcaatGTAGTCAAGTTGATGTAaga AAACTCTTCCGCCGACACTGTATTGCTGCAAAAATTCTACTCGACTATGACGTCATGATGTTTTTGGACGCCGACATCGGTGTAGTCAATCCGaagcgaaaaatcgaagaattcATCGAAAAAAGAGTTAATGTCATATTTTACGACCGGTTTCAGAATTGGGAAATTGCCACGGGGTCGTATATTGCGaggaatacaaaattttcagtggattTGCTGAACG agtttgCAAACTATGAAGTACGACTACCTAAGAGCCTTCACGGCTCCGATAATGGAGCTATCCAT ATGTTCCTCGCTGAAAAACTAACACCAAAATCTTCTCCAAAACTCGAAAAGTGCcgaaaattttacgaaaaatcaaaaagctaCGAAGACCTGTTCACATTCGAGGCATGTATTCGTGATTTGCTAGGAGATTCTATAGATTTCGggaaaatccgaattttggaaaaaggaaCAAGCTGGGTGAGAGACGGATGGCTCACGAAAAGTCAATGGCACCCGGGAATTGATTTTATGTTGCATGGATGGAAATCTTGGCAGTTGAGGGGAATCCCGCAAAATGGACTGAG accacttccaatttcaaaaaatcggtggTATAGCccgttttctggaaattttgaccTGGAAAAATGCAAACCTGGAAATGTTACATGGAATTACGATTTGAGGGTGCTTGGCAATAAAGAGGAAATTTTGCaaaccttgaaaaaaattcgggtCGAcattgaaataatgaaaaggaAATCATTTGCAAGACTCGACGGAGATTATTGA
- the H25P19.1 gene encoding CUE domain-containing protein (Confirmed by transcript evidence) — translation MRRGAQPPPAEDVEKCEEDDCKKRFLKKRTKRNADNTYHPSHNKKSTAEIPDFRTSAVSERDNETILMLPPVGNVEEHDIEQFKRETCHLPEDVAFRILSFYEYDFETATRVALQMDAPDLMPDFAKKIMIANAPFERDAKSRKRMHYEEFYFTKTFRKGVDTKTLVNFYYKEKNKLCGNWRLETPDRLVTPEDKQRLEEKMKASNITIYQQDPKKQTRAQKAMSTRLANLRGSRGGQETDLNNDSDTTSVNSAQESTNGTPMPEPEPSRPPRINLKFRFTPSKLGTATPGISIISSPTPPKSPPKSTPRTSKSTPPKRPYLKRSLEQARGGAQKSYPARTRRSTNIFE, via the exons atgagaagaggAGCCCAGCCGCCGCCGGCTGAAGACGTGGAAAAATGCGAGGAAGACGATTGCaaaaagagatttttgaagaaacgaACAAAGCGAAATGCTGATAATACTTATCATCCAAGTCATAATAAGAA atctacCGCAGAAATTCCGGATTTTCGAACAAGCGCCGTCTCTGAAAGGgataatgaaacaattttaatgcTTCCACCAGTAGGAAATGTCGAAGAGCACGATATTGAGCAATTTAAGCGAGAAACATGTCATTTGCCAGAGGATGtg GCATTCCGAATTCTCTCGTTCTACGAATATGATTTTGAAACTGCGACACGTGTCGCCTTGCAAATGGATGCTCCGGATTTGATGCCGGATTTTGCCAAGAAAATTATGATCGCGAATGCTCCGTTTGAAAGGGATGCAAAATCGCGGAAAAGGATGCACTACgaggaattttattttacaaaaact TTCCGAAAAGGAGTGGACACAAAAACGCTGGTCAATTTCTActataaagaaaaaaacaaattgtgcGGAAATTGGCGCCTCGAGACCCCAGATCGCCTGGTTACTCCTGAAGATAAGCAGAGGCTGGAAGAGAAAATGAAGGCCAGTAATATCACAATTtatca GCAAGACCCAAAAAAGCAGACGCGTGCTCAGAAGGCCATGTCAACTCGCCTAGCGAATCTACGTGGTAGTAGAGGAGGACAGGAAACGGATCTGAACAACGATTCGGACACCACCTCGGTGAACAGCGCTCAAGAATCCACGAATGGAACTCCGATGCCGGAGCCGGAGCCATCACGACCACCACGCATCAACTTGAAATTCCGATTCACTCCGTCAAAACTCGGAACAGCGACGCCGGGCATTTCGATCATTTCCTCGCCGACTCCACCGAAATCTCCGCCGAAATCCACCCCGCGAACTTCAAAATCGACGCCACCGAAGCGCCCATACCTAAAGCGATCTCTCGAGCAGGCCCGCGGCGGAGCCCAGAAGTCCTATCCGGCCCGAACGCGACGCTCGACGAACATCTTTGAATAA